One window from the genome of Streptomyces sp. NBC_01476 encodes:
- a CDS encoding ABC transporter ATP-binding protein, producing the protein MSSPVISRPASPAAPPDGPARTARSRSVLGRLFTVVGPQLTPALRRQLVRVAVYSVLQGVTFVLTVPALRALLDHDTTAAWWWTGAVTAAAALTLVARHAQAMGGFRVGLATINALHHRLGDHLVTLPLGWFSARRGDRLTRLVGQGTKDASGIVAHLLEPLLTGVLTPAVVLVGVFAWDWRLGLTLLVCAPVLYAVHRWSAVLAAKVDDRLDEAAAEANGRVVEFARAQSVLRAGGPDGLGSALLDDALTAQDRETRRRSRADAPARLLFGITVQLGVAAALVVGAGRLLDGADPGTLVALLVLTVRFAEPVGAVANLSTALRTSVAALEGVAEVLAARPLPEPAEPAVIDDPADGRRGLEVEFREVRFGYEADRPPVLDGLTFRAEPGTVVALVGASGSGKTTVTRLVARFFDADSGSVLVGGHDVRDLTAGQLAGMLAVVFQDVYLFDDTVFENIRAGRPTATDEEVERAARLARVDDIVARLPDGPLTRVGEGGAALSGGERQRVSLARALLKDAPVVLLDEATAWLDAENQAAVQRTLAELSGRCTLLVVAHRLETVVGADRIVVLDGGRVAETGTHQELLARPDGRYAAFWRERTGVGGWRLDAAPPADIPPADIEEPEEVRSR; encoded by the coding sequence ATGAGTTCCCCGGTCATCTCCCGCCCGGCTTCCCCGGCGGCTCCCCCGGACGGCCCCGCGAGGACCGCACGGTCCCGTTCGGTGCTCGGCCGGCTCTTCACCGTCGTCGGCCCGCAGTTGACGCCCGCCCTGCGGCGGCAGCTCGTCCGGGTCGCGGTGTACTCCGTCCTGCAGGGTGTGACGTTCGTCCTGACGGTGCCCGCGCTGCGCGCCCTGCTGGACCACGACACGACGGCCGCCTGGTGGTGGACCGGCGCGGTCACGGCCGCCGCCGCGCTCACGCTGGTGGCGCGGCACGCCCAGGCGATGGGCGGCTTCCGGGTGGGGCTCGCCACCATCAACGCGCTGCACCACCGGCTCGGCGACCACCTGGTGACGCTGCCGCTCGGCTGGTTCTCCGCCCGGCGCGGCGACCGGCTGACCCGGCTGGTCGGCCAGGGCACGAAGGACGCCAGCGGCATCGTCGCGCACCTGCTGGAACCGCTGCTGACCGGGGTACTGACCCCGGCCGTCGTACTGGTGGGGGTCTTCGCCTGGGACTGGCGGCTCGGGCTGACCCTCCTGGTGTGCGCTCCCGTGCTGTACGCGGTGCACCGGTGGAGCGCGGTGCTGGCCGCCAAGGTCGACGACCGGCTGGACGAGGCCGCCGCGGAGGCCAACGGCCGGGTGGTGGAGTTCGCCCGCGCCCAGAGCGTGCTGCGGGCCGGCGGGCCCGACGGGCTGGGCAGCGCGCTGCTGGACGACGCGCTGACCGCCCAGGACCGCGAGACCCGGCGCAGGTCCCGCGCCGACGCGCCGGCCCGGCTGCTGTTCGGGATCACCGTGCAGCTGGGCGTTGCCGCCGCGCTGGTGGTCGGTGCCGGCCGCCTGCTGGACGGGGCCGACCCCGGCACGCTGGTGGCGCTGCTGGTCCTGACCGTCCGCTTCGCCGAGCCGGTGGGCGCGGTCGCCAACCTCTCCACCGCCCTGCGGACCTCGGTGGCCGCTCTGGAAGGGGTCGCCGAGGTGCTCGCGGCCCGGCCGCTGCCCGAGCCCGCGGAGCCCGCTGTGATCGACGACCCGGCGGACGGACGCCGCGGCCTTGAGGTGGAGTTCCGCGAGGTGCGGTTCGGCTACGAGGCGGACCGGCCGCCGGTCCTCGACGGTCTGACGTTCCGCGCGGAACCGGGCACGGTGGTGGCCCTGGTGGGGGCGTCCGGCTCCGGCAAGACCACGGTGACCCGGCTGGTGGCGCGGTTCTTCGACGCGGACTCGGGGTCGGTCCTGGTCGGTGGCCACGATGTGCGGGACCTGACGGCAGGTCAGCTCGCCGGCATGCTCGCGGTGGTCTTCCAGGACGTCTACCTCTTCGACGACACGGTGTTCGAGAACATCCGGGCGGGCCGTCCGACGGCCACCGACGAGGAGGTCGAGCGGGCGGCGCGGCTGGCCCGGGTGGACGACATCGTCGCCCGGCTGCCGGACGGCCCGCTGACCCGGGTCGGCGAGGGCGGCGCGGCGCTGTCCGGCGGGGAGCGCCAGCGGGTGTCGCTGGCCCGGGCGCTGCTCAAGGACGCACCGGTCGTGCTGCTGGACGAGGCGACGGCCTGGCTGGACGCCGAGAACCAGGCCGCGGTCCAGCGCACCCTGGCCGAACTCTCCGGCCGCTGCACGCTGCTGGTCGTGGCGCACCGGCTGGAGACGGTCGTCGGCGCGGACCGCATCGTCGTCCTGGACGGGGGCCGGGTGGCCGAGACCGGCACCCATCAGGAGCTGCTGGCCAGGCCCGACGGCCGGTACGCGGCCTTCTGGCGGGAGCGGACCGGCGTCGGCGGCTGGCGGCTGGACGCCGCCCCACCGGCGGACATCCCACCGGCGGACATCGAGGAGCCGGAGGAGGTGCGGAGCCGATGA
- a CDS encoding ABC transporter ATP-binding protein, which produces MTRARATARSRDFRTLTEPVRPALLTAGALQAVAAVLALVPFAAVYELADHFLRGSGSDGRAWAIVGVAAGAAVAQFLVGSAAVAVSHRADADLALALRRRIADRLRRAPLGWFTRGTSGTVQAALQDDLDEMHYAVAHARLDLTAATVAPVAALAWLFTVSWQLTLITLLPTAVFIGMQKVVLAKAGGGRNEVAAAMRSVHSAVVEFVQGIAVVKLFGRTKQAHRRFAEAADDYHRTFSGLNAPVLRLISFGTAAVAPVTVLAVVLLGGTGLVAADVVDPVDVLPFVLLGLGLAAPVQTLGQAAGSMRSAEAAAGRVRQLLAAPELAEPAEPRLPDGGRVEFDHVTFAHTPGVPVLHDVHAVLEPGTLTALVGPSGAGKSTLATLAARFFDVDSGAVRIGGVDVREIAPSVLYRQVGFVFQDAPLLRTTVEDNIRLGRPDASAEEVREAARAARIDEVIGALPRGYASVVGEDARLSGGEAQRLAVARLLLADPRVLILDEATAYADPGSEAAVQQSLSRLAAGRTVLVIAHRLATVTAADRILVLEGGRIVERGTHDELFAAGGVYRRMWDAQQQADPGQLTGLAAAGTTEATR; this is translated from the coding sequence ATGACCCGCGCACGGGCGACCGCCCGGAGCAGAGATTTCCGCACCCTCACCGAGCCTGTCCGGCCGGCCCTCCTGACCGCCGGAGCCCTGCAGGCCGTGGCGGCGGTTCTCGCTCTGGTGCCCTTCGCCGCGGTGTACGAACTCGCCGACCACTTCCTGCGCGGCTCGGGCAGCGACGGCCGGGCCTGGGCGATCGTCGGGGTGGCGGCCGGCGCCGCGGTGGCACAGTTCCTCGTCGGCAGCGCGGCCGTGGCGGTGAGCCACCGCGCCGACGCCGACCTGGCCCTCGCGCTGCGCAGACGCATCGCCGACCGGTTGCGCAGAGCGCCACTCGGCTGGTTCACCCGGGGCACCAGCGGGACCGTACAGGCCGCGTTGCAGGACGACTTGGACGAGATGCACTACGCGGTCGCCCACGCCCGGCTCGATCTGACCGCGGCGACGGTCGCCCCGGTCGCCGCGCTGGCCTGGCTGTTCACGGTGAGCTGGCAGCTCACCCTGATCACCCTGCTGCCGACGGCGGTGTTCATCGGGATGCAGAAGGTCGTCCTGGCGAAGGCCGGCGGCGGGCGGAACGAGGTCGCCGCCGCGATGCGTTCGGTGCACTCGGCCGTCGTGGAGTTCGTGCAGGGCATCGCGGTGGTGAAGCTCTTCGGCCGGACGAAGCAGGCGCACCGCCGCTTCGCCGAGGCCGCCGACGACTACCACCGCACCTTCAGCGGTCTCAACGCGCCGGTGCTGCGGCTGATCTCCTTCGGTACGGCCGCGGTGGCGCCGGTGACGGTGCTGGCCGTGGTGCTGCTGGGCGGCACCGGCCTGGTCGCCGCGGACGTCGTCGATCCGGTCGACGTCCTGCCGTTCGTACTGCTCGGACTGGGGCTCGCCGCGCCGGTGCAGACCCTCGGTCAGGCGGCGGGCAGCATGCGCTCCGCGGAGGCTGCCGCGGGCCGGGTCCGGCAACTGCTGGCCGCACCCGAACTCGCGGAGCCCGCGGAGCCGCGGCTGCCGGACGGCGGGCGGGTCGAGTTCGACCACGTGACGTTCGCCCACACACCCGGCGTGCCGGTGCTGCACGATGTGCACGCGGTCCTCGAACCGGGCACGCTCACCGCCCTGGTGGGACCGTCCGGCGCCGGGAAGTCGACGCTGGCCACGCTGGCCGCCCGGTTCTTCGACGTCGACAGCGGCGCGGTGCGGATCGGCGGCGTGGACGTACGGGAGATCGCGCCGTCCGTGCTGTACCGGCAGGTCGGCTTCGTCTTCCAGGACGCGCCGCTGCTGCGGACGACCGTCGAGGACAACATCCGGCTCGGCCGGCCCGACGCGTCGGCCGAGGAGGTGCGAGAGGCGGCGCGGGCCGCCCGGATCGACGAGGTGATCGGCGCACTGCCCCGGGGTTACGCCTCAGTGGTCGGCGAGGACGCCCGGCTCAGCGGCGGCGAGGCGCAGCGGCTCGCGGTGGCCCGGCTGCTGCTCGCCGATCCGCGGGTGCTGATCCTGGACGAGGCGACCGCGTACGCCGATCCGGGCTCGGAGGCCGCCGTCCAGCAGAGCCTGTCCCGGCTGGCCGCCGGGCGGACCGTCCTGGTCATCGCACACCGGCTCGCCACGGTCACCGCGGCCGACCGGATCCTGGTACTGGAAGGCGGCCGGATCGTGGAACGCGGTACGCACGACGAGCTGTTCGCGGCCGGCGGGGTGTACCGGCGGATGTGGGACGCGCAGCAGCAGGCGGATCCCGGACAGCTCACCGGCCTGGCGGCGGCGGGCACCACGGAGGCGACGCGATGA
- a CDS encoding GlcG/HbpS family heme-binding protein, with amino-acid sequence MTTSSMSVSLDDARRVIEAGEKKAVEIGQPSNIAVVDNGGNLVAHIRMDDAWIGSVDISINKAFTSRAFDISTADLAKNAAPGEQFFGINSSNQGRVMIFAGGIPLRRDGKVVGAVGVSGGSGEQDQSVAEAAAAGF; translated from the coding sequence ATGACCACCTCCAGCATGTCGGTATCGCTCGACGACGCCCGCCGGGTGATCGAAGCCGGTGAGAAGAAGGCCGTCGAGATCGGTCAGCCGAGCAACATCGCGGTTGTCGACAACGGCGGCAACCTCGTGGCGCACATCCGGATGGACGACGCCTGGATCGGCAGCGTCGACATCTCCATCAACAAGGCCTTCACCTCCCGCGCCTTCGACATCAGTACGGCCGATCTCGCCAAGAACGCAGCCCCCGGGGAGCAGTTCTTCGGCATCAACAGCTCCAACCAGGGCCGCGTGATGATCTTCGCCGGCGGCATCCCCCTCCGCCGTGACGGGAAGGTCGTCGGGGCGGTCGGCGTCAGCGGAGGTTCCGGCGAGCAGGACCAGTCCGTCGCGGAGGCAGCCGCCGCCGGCTTCTGA